The Brevinematales bacterium region GGATCCTCGTCGTCGGAGGCGTACTTCTGCGTGAAGACCTTCTTGATATGCAGGTAATGATCGGGAATTCGCTCGATGATCTCGTTGAGTTTGTTCATCGGCTCGCGCAGGTTATCGGGACTGAACGGCTCGTCTGAGATGATTTGATCGATCTCCTTCGCGAGTTCATAGACCTCTCTCATCCCGAAGTTGCCGCTTACCCCCTTCAGGTCGTGGGCATGGTACTTGATTTCATGCGCGTCCTGACGGATAACGGCGTCTTCGAGCCGTTTCACTTTTTCGGGAAGTTTCTGCAATCCCTCGAAGAAGATATGCTCGAGATCCGGGTCGCCGTTCATTTTATCCAGCCATCCGAGAACCATATACTCGTCTTTATCCGACGGGAAAACCGGCAGGTCTTTCGTTTCCGCTTCTCTACCCGCGGAGGCGGTGGGAAGGAGGGGGATAGTGATCGAGAAGGTGGAACCCTTCCCCTGGCGGCTCTCGACTGAAATCTTTCCGCCCATGATTTCGGTAAGCTTCTTGGTAATAGTCAGTCCGAGCCCGGTGCCGCCGTACTCCCGCGAGTGGGATGCGTCCGCCTGCTCGAACGGGGAAAAGATACTTTTTATTTTATCGCGGGGTATCCCGATTCCCGTATCGATCACCTTGATCAGGGCTGTCCCGTAATAGTAATTAATGTCGATAATTACCCTTCCCTTCTTCGTGAATTTCAGCGCGTTGCTCACGAGGTTCACGATTACCTGACGGATTTTCGTATGGTCGCCGATCACGAAGTCGGGGACATTTTTATCGACCTTGATCTCGAAACTCAGCCCCATTTCCTTCGCTTTCAGTGAAAACATGTTCTTAATATCCTTCAGTACCTCTTCGAGGGAGAACGGCACGGACTCGACGATAATTTTCCCGGCCTCGATTTTCGAGAAGTCGAGGATATCGCTGATGATATAAAGGAGATTACGGCCGGAGCGTTCGATTATTTCGAGCAGTTCGCGAGTCTTGGATTCATGGACTTCGTCGAGCAATATCTGCGCGAAACCGAGTATCGAGTTGAGGGGCGTGCGTATCTCATGGGATACGTTCGCGAGGAATTCGCTCTTCATACGGTTCGCGACCTCGGCGGCCTCCTTCGCGCGGTATAGTTCGGTTTCGGCATGTTTCTTCTCGGTGATATCTTCCTGTATGCCGATATAGTTGACTATTTTATCATGCTCGTCCTTGATCGGCGAAATGGACGCCTCCGCCCAATAGGTGCTCCCGTTCTTCTTCCGGTTCAGGAATTCGCCGTACCAGACCTTTCCCGACGAGATGGTTTTCCAGAGCTGACGGTAGAATTCCTTTGGAAGCAGGTTCGTTTTCAGGATATGGGGATTCTTTCCCACCGCCTCCGTTTTGGAATACCCCGTAACCTGCTCGAACGCATGGTTGACGAACTCGATGCTGCCCTTTAAGTCCGTCATAATGACCACATTCGACGTCTGTTCGATAGCCGCGGAGAGTTTCTTCCTCTCCGATTCGGATTCCTTTCGGCCGGTAATATCGAGAGTATATTCGATCATCTCGATAATGCTTCCATGCTCGTCGAAGATCGGATAGGCGTGTATCTCATGGTACACCGGGTTCTTTGGATCGTCGGAAATAACATGTTCGATGACCACCGGGCGTTTGGTCTGGGTCACAATATCGAGAGGGCAGGGATAGTCTACACTGCATATCCGTTTCCCGCTCTGGATAACCTGCCTGCACGATCCCCGGGAATTATTCTTCCCGCAAAGGTACTCCGCGTGGGAGTTCATCATCAGCACCTCGCGGTCGGCGACACGGATGATATAGAAAGGATACGGCAGCGAGTTCAGGATATTCCAGAGGAACTTGTACTGTTTTCGGATTTCCTCTTCCGCGCGTTTCCGTTCGGTGATATCGCGGTAGATGATATATACGCCGATATCGTTATCCCGCATGATGATCGGCGCCCCGAGTAGCGACACGTCGAACAGCGAGCCGTCCTTTTTCATACGGATGGTCTCGGTATTGATGGTGTTGCCCTGCCGTACCTGCTCGAACAAACGGAGCGCCTCTCCCTGCTTATTCGGCGGGGTAAGCATCCCGATGATATTCTTACCGGCGACTTCGTCCGGCGAGTAACCGAAAAGCCGCTCGAATTCCGCGTTGATCTGGCTGATAACGCCGGTATTATCGGTAATCGCGACCGCTTCGCGCAGGCTCTCGATCAGCGCTTCCAGCTGCGCGTGCTGGATTTCGAAACGTTTCTCTGTTTCTATACGTGCGGTGATATCGAAAAGGATGCCCTGCTGCATCACGGGCTGTCCGTGCTCGTCCGTTACCAGTACTCCCTCGTCATGGAACCAATGGTATTCGCCGGAACGCGTCATCATCCGGTATTCGCCGACATAGGGTTCGCCTGATTGTATGCAATGCTTCAGCTTAATGAGTACGGTTTCCCGCTCGTCCGGGTGTACGATGCTTTTACGGAAGTTACCGAACAGTTCCGCGAACTCGTCCGGTATGTAGCCGAGGATTTCGGATACCTGCGGGCTGGCGTAGATCACATGCCCGGCCGCGTCGGTGGAGGTGATATAGGTGATCGCCGGGATAGTCTCCACCAGACGGCGGTACTTATTCGCCGAGCGCGCGAGGGTTTCGGTCGCGATTCTCGCCCCGGTAATATCGTTGAGCATGATGCAGTAACGATTTCCATCCCATTTATTTACTCTTGTATGGAGATAGAGGGTTTCCTTATGCGCGGGAGTGAGCTCGAGCTCGAACGAGGCGATATTATCGCCCATGTCCAAATTATGAAGATGGGCGATGAATTGTTTTTGAGAGGATTCCGCGAGGAGCGATGTGAACGGACGGCCTAAAAGCTTAGCGGGGGCGCTCTCGAGAATTTGCGCGGCATAATTCGTCGTGAACAGGATGAGAAAACCCGTGTCGCATACCATGCAGGCCGCCGGCAGCGATTCGAGCACGGCGTATTCGGAATTATTTCCCGGTAGTGAGTGCGGGTTTTTATTTTTCATAATGAAATTATATAGGGTAAATCGCTTTTGTCAACCAATATTTAAACGTTTAAATCCCGTTAAACAGGCGGTGGGCGAGCTGGATGGGGAGTCCCGCCTTCTTGATTTGTTCGGCGGTACGGTCGATATCGTACTCGAAACGGTAGAAACTGACGGCGAGGGTTTCGGTGTCCATGACGCAGAACGATCCGCGCGGATCGCCGTCACGGGGCTGGCCGATACTCCCGGGATTGATGATATAGCACTGTTCCGGTTCGAGACGGAGTTCCGTCCCGGGGGTGTAATGCTTCACCCCGGCGTCGTCGAACACCCCGGGGACATGGGTATGCCCGACTATCGCGCGCTTGAGCTCGAGTTTTTTCAGCACACGGATACCCCGTAACGCCGAATCGCGGGTGAAAATATATTCGTCGGGGCTCTCCGGCGAGCCGTGGATCAGGTAGATGGACGGGTCGAGCATGAGATGCTCCGGGAGACGCGAGATATAATCGATTTCCTCCGGGCGCATATTCCGCCCGACCCATTCGATAGCCTCGACCGCGAGATAGGAAGCCTCCCTGCGGGATTCCATATTCAGGAGCATTCTTTCATGGTTGCCGCTGATAATGATATCGGTTATGGAACGGATGAGTCTCAGGCATCGCGACGGTTCGGGGCCGTATCCTACGATATCCCCCGCGCAGATAATTTTCCCTAAGTTCAGGCCTTGTTTCCTGTAGAACTCGAAAAAGGCGTCCAACGCGGCGAGATTTCCGTGGATATCGCTGATGACGGTATAAATCAAACAGTGCTCCTTTCGCCGGCCTTCACCGCCGTATATTGCCCGGATTTTAACGCGAGTATCAAACCGCGCGTATCTATTATCGGAAACTCCGTATCGAATACTGTATAATATTTAGCGACCATTTGAATTGAATGAGCGTCGCTGCCGCCGGTGACGGGAAGACCCAGTTCCATTGCAAGTTCCGCCGCCCGGCGGTTCTGCTCGTCCGAACAGTTGCCGTTCATCCCCTCAAGCGCCGCGAAGCACCCCGCGTACTCCGCCGCCGTATCCCCCAGCGAGAATGCGCCGGTACGGAACGGGTGCGCGGGTATCAGCGCTCCGCCGCGTTTCTTCGCGAGCGCGCAGAGTTCCGCCACGGGTATGCCCTGCAGCCCCTCGTCCTCCACCCCGAACGCGAGGATATCCCCCGATGCGCTGGCGATTTCCTGCCCGGCGATAACCGTGAACCCCATCTCCGCGCCGATAGTTACCGCGCGGCGGGCGCCGTACATGGTGTTATGCTCGGTTACGCAGATCGCGTCAAGCCCCGCTTCTTTCGAGAGGCGTATGAGGTCGCGCACGTCCAGCACGCTGCATTGCGAGGATAATGTGGTGTGATTGTGCAAATCGATTTTATATTTCATGTTTTTCCCGCGCTTATTGTATCTTAATCCGTTAAAAAGCGGAATTTTTTGATTAAACCGGCGTAAGATAATAGAATATGGTCGCTTCTAAATATCGCCGTACTCCGGCGTCAAGGAAGCGACCATTGGGCGAGATAAATGGGTAATGGAGTATTGGGTGGTTCTAAAAACCCATTGGAGTCATATAAAAAAGACTTCTTCATTTCTTTCTGAACGGCCAGAAAGAAATGAAGCAAAGAACCCCGCATAAGAATGCGGGACAAGCGAGCCGCCGCACAGATAAAGCTTAGGAGAAGAGCCGGAAAATCCCGTAAAGGCTTAACTCGCAAGAATGCCCAAATAAAAGCGCAGGATTACCATGCTCGGACAAGCGCCTTTTCGGGATTTCCCGGTAGCAGGAATCGCTTTACAGTGCGCGGTATGCTGCGCACGCTAACCACGGGCTTGTTGGGGGTACCTGCAGAGAAACATAGCCCGTGTTGGTTGCGACTCGCAGGACGCGAGAAGTGTTGTCGAGAGCCGCGGATGGCGGAGACGGCGTTTGTACCCCGCCGCTATGCCGCGACTTTTGCTGAGCGAAACGGGTTATAACGCCGTTGTTCGAGCGAGACCTGTTTTCACTTATTGAGGAGCTTGAAGCGAGTTACGACGTTTCCCGTTTCGCGCCCCTGTGCTACAAAGCGGTATCCGGCGGGGAACCTCGCTTGTCCCGCGTTCCCCGCGGGATTCTTTCGTTCTTTCTTTCTGGGTTCGCAGCCTGTCCCCGAAGGACTTGCCGGAGGGGGAAAGAAAGAACAGGTGAATTTGGTATCTTTGGGAGAGTTATTAGAATTCCCCCTATTGTTCAGGTAATAATAATCGATACATTACTATATCGCCCTAATATCTGATTGAGGAAGGCGCGCATGAATCTTTACGAGGTCAAGGAAAAACTGCTGGAATACCTGAACGGTCTCGGATACCGCGATACCGATAAGGCGTACTACCTCATCCGGGAGCTTCTGGATAAAGCGCCGGATATTCCCGACGTGATTCAGACGCTGATCGAGGCGTGCGCGAACAGCTACTCCCCCGACGAGTGCCTCCTCAATATGTCCTCCTATATCGATAAGACCCTTTCCCCGTACTCGTTCCTCCGCGAACTGGCGGCCAACGACCCGCTGATGAAAGTGACGACGACCGTGTTCAGCGTCTCGCGGCATTTGTCCTCCATACTGATACGCGACACCTCGATCGTCTACTGGCTCTTCGAGGGCGGGTTCCTCTACGACTATTCCCCCGATGAATGGAAGGACGAACTGGGACGGATGGCGGAGTTATATAAGCGCGACGAACTTTTCGTGGACGCGCTGAATACTTTCAAATCGCGCCACACCCTGCTGATCGCGCTCCGCGAACTGTTCGGGAAGGACGAGATCAATACCACGGTACAGAAACTGTCGAAACTCTACGATTTAATATTGGACGCGGTGTACGAATGGAACAAGCGGGAGTTCCCCGAATGCGCGCTGACTATCCTCAGCCTCGGGAAACTCGGGAGCGAGGAGGTCAACTTCAGTTCCGACCTCGACCTGATATTCGTATGCGGCGAGCGTTCCGAACGGGTGCAGGCGTTCGGACGGAAGATTATCGCCGACCTGACCCAGAACTCCCGCAACGGATACCTGTTCCGTATCGATATGCGCCTGCGCCCGGAGGGGGACAGTTCCCCGCTCGTGGTGACGCACGACTTTATGAAGGACTATATCGCGAACCGCGCGCGGACATGGGAACGCCAGGCGTATATTCGCGCGAGATACTCCGCGGGGGATAAAACTATCGGCGGCGCGGTGATGGAAACGGTCGACCGTTTCGTGTACCGTTCGACTATGACTATCGGAGATATCCAGTCGATCATCTTTATCAAGAACGAAATAGACGGCTCGGTCAGGGATAACCCGCTTGGGCATGTGAAAAAGGGGCGCGGCGGGATACGCGATATCGAGTTCATCGTGCAGGCATACCAGCTTCTCTACGGGAAGGCGATGCCCCGCCTGAAACGCTCCAATATCTTTCACGCGCTCGAAACGCTCTATGTCACGAATATCCTCAATATGGACGTGTACGAGACACTGCGGAAGGCGTATATCCTCCTCCGCCGTATCGAGCATTACCTCCAGCTCTACGAGAACCTTCAGGTATTCGAACTGCCGGACGACCCGCAGAAACTCGTGCTTCTCGCGCGGTTATTGGGATACAAGACGGCGGGCGAGTTCCGCTTCTTTTATACCGAGATGCGCGACGAGGTGCGGAATATTTTTACCGATACGTTCTCACGGGTGTTCGGGCACGGGGAGATCGCGCCTGTGAGCGAGATTATCCTCAACCCGGAGATCGAGGAGAATTACGCGCTCGGACTGATCGCGGACTACCGTTTCGAGGACCCCCGCAGCGTGCTGAACTATTTCAAGTATCTCGCGAATATGTCGCCGCGCATCCGTACCGCCCTGT contains the following coding sequences:
- a CDS encoding PHP domain-containing protein, translated to MKYKIDLHNHTTLSSQCSVLDVRDLIRLSKEAGLDAICVTEHNTMYGARRAVTIGAEMGFTVIAGQEIASASGDILAFGVEDEGLQGIPVAELCALAKKRGGALIPAHPFRTGAFSLGDTAAEYAGCFAALEGMNGNCSDEQNRRAAELAMELGLPVTGGSDAHSIQMVAKYYTVFDTEFPIIDTRGLILALKSGQYTAVKAGERSTV
- a CDS encoding metallophosphoesterase family protein gives rise to the protein MIYTVISDIHGNLAALDAFFEFYRKQGLNLGKIICAGDIVGYGPEPSRCLRLIRSITDIIISGNHERMLLNMESRREASYLAVEAIEWVGRNMRPEEIDYISRLPEHLMLDPSIYLIHGSPESPDEYIFTRDSALRGIRVLKKLELKRAIVGHTHVPGVFDDAGVKHYTPGTELRLEPEQCYIINPGSIGQPRDGDPRGSFCVMDTETLAVSFYRFEYDIDRTAEQIKKAGLPIQLAHRLFNGI
- a CDS encoding PAS domain S-box protein → MVCDTGFLILFTTNYAAQILESAPAKLLGRPFTSLLAESSQKQFIAHLHNLDMGDNIASFELELTPAHKETLYLHTRVNKWDGNRYCIMLNDITGARIATETLARSANKYRRLVETIPAITYITSTDAAGHVIYASPQVSEILGYIPDEFAELFGNFRKSIVHPDERETVLIKLKHCIQSGEPYVGEYRMMTRSGEYHWFHDEGVLVTDEHGQPVMQQGILFDITARIETEKRFEIQHAQLEALIESLREAVAITDNTGVISQINAEFERLFGYSPDEVAGKNIIGMLTPPNKQGEALRLFEQVRQGNTINTETIRMKKDGSLFDVSLLGAPIIMRDNDIGVYIIYRDITERKRAEEEIRKQYKFLWNILNSLPYPFYIIRVADREVLMMNSHAEYLCGKNNSRGSCRQVIQSGKRICSVDYPCPLDIVTQTKRPVVIEHVISDDPKNPVYHEIHAYPIFDEHGSIIEMIEYTLDITGRKESESERKKLSAAIEQTSNVVIMTDLKGSIEFVNHAFEQVTGYSKTEAVGKNPHILKTNLLPKEFYRQLWKTISSGKVWYGEFLNRKKNGSTYWAEASISPIKDEHDKIVNYIGIQEDITEKKHAETELYRAKEAAEVANRMKSEFLANVSHEIRTPLNSILGFAQILLDEVHESKTRELLEIIERSGRNLLYIISDILDFSKIEAGKIIVESVPFSLEEVLKDIKNMFSLKAKEMGLSFEIKVDKNVPDFVIGDHTKIRQVIVNLVSNALKFTKKGRVIIDINYYYGTALIKVIDTGIGIPRDKIKSIFSPFEQADASHSREYGGTGLGLTITKKLTEIMGGKISVESRQGKGSTFSITIPLLPTASAGREAETKDLPVFPSDKDEYMVLGWLDKMNGDPDLEHIFFEGLQKLPEKVKRLEDAVIRQDAHEIKYHAHDLKGVSGNFGMREVYELAKEIDQIISDEPFSPDNLREPMNKLNEIIERIPDHYLHIKKVFTQKYASDDEDPGNVLIVDDNELNRKLIHTLLAKMGLASVTVEDGKSAIDKIKNERYSLIIMDIYMPDMNGFDTLKKIREMRNGKETTTIALTADTGKAVVEKALSAGFNDFLSKPIDRVLFEKKIRRILKKFLKETAPPDNEILPEMKPELSPEQQTELNRITLALKENCKIFNSREVSTLAGELQKELPYPYYYKIAERIRNASRDFDDELLSEVVKEMEKENG